A segment of the Lycium ferocissimum isolate CSIRO_LF1 chromosome 10, AGI_CSIRO_Lferr_CH_V1, whole genome shotgun sequence genome:
ATGATGGAGGAGGACATAATCCCTAACCTCCTCAAAGCCAATGTTAGAAATGTTACTTCTGTACTACAAACTAGGCACACAACATGTACAAAAAAGTAAATCAAGGAGGACAAGTGTTTCCTGGAGCATCCCAAACATAATCAGttctacttttttttgttttattatgaAATGTGGAAAGCTGAACTcagttcatttttattttccctAACTTCTCTTGACAGGCCCTGCACTGGCCCATATAATAAAGCCTCATCATTTTGGTTAAGCTGCTCCAACTTTAGAGAGTGCATCTGCTACTTCATTATCCAATCCTTTCTATAACTATGTAGCACATGTAGTTGGTTTTGTTGGATCATGTGCTTCAACATTTCCACCATATCCAACAGTTCCCTTTGGAACCTTATGCTTACCTTTTTAACATATTTACTACTGCAGCAGAGTACATTTCAAGTATAATGTTTGTCAACTTGAGATCTAAGGACAATTTTACTCCAAACAAGGCAGCATATGAACCTCAGCAATATTGTTAGttcaaattaataattgaatagCTTTGGCATAAGCTATAATCAGTTGTCCATTTCTATTTCTAACAATACCTCCAATGCCAGCCCTCTTTTACCCAATATAACTAGTTTCATCTGAGTTGATTTTAATCAAGTTATCGGGAGGTTTGTCCCAAATGACTGCAACTCAGCACTGGACTAATTAAAAGCCCTCCAGTCCATGCGAAAGTTTGCTCCGCATGTCCAGCTTATATCCACTCTCGCGTCCTTTATTTCAGGTCAGTTTTCAAAAGATACAACACCTGTTGACAGATTCTAGCTTTGTTGGACCTTATTTCCTGTGTCCATTATCTTGCCTTCCAGAGTTCCAAGAAAATCAAACTAGGAAGCACCATAACAGATCTTCTTTGCAGATTTACACTAACTTTATGGCACAACCAATTATTCAGCATTGTACCGGTAGAGTGAACCGTGATacacgcgcgcgcgcgcgcacacactaGAAACATGCCCAACACCAAAATAGTCCAATCAtcaaatcatatatacatacaatttccTGGCCTATGCGAAGCACCAGCTGTCCATGTAGCTCGTGAATTTTTTGTTATGGAAGAACTTAACGTGGCTGCAAGCCTGCAACTAAACATGTCAAGAATCCATTAACATAACTGGCTACATTCAACTGAAAGTTACATAGCTACATTGTTAGTGTCATGAAAAGTTCTTACAAGAAGTATGAATCTAAAATATAACAAAATGATGCTGATTTGTCATTCCTATGCCGTTGTTGATAAGAAGAGTCCGCTGCTCACTATCATTCACCAGTTCTTCATTACTCAAGGCATCCATTGTGTATACCAGCAATAGTTTCTGGAAGTTGGTGAAACATTTCCAAAGGCCGAGTCAGAAAGCAATGTCGGTGACAACATCAATCATGTTACACGATGCCGTATTTCAATCAGGACCCTACAAGTCAAAATCATAGACAGAAAATGGGACAGCATAGTTCatgcgtatacttgcgtgtacATTTCTTCTATGCCTCAAAAGAACAACCAGCTTTATTCTTTTTGCGAAAGATGCCAAGTACAAGTGTTGAAGAAGACACAGCTGAAAAGAGTGGGAACAGCCATCGCACAAGTGCGGCAATAGGGAACAAAGCAAATAAAGCCAAGGGAAGAAGAAGCCATCTGTTCTTCCCGATGAGCACAAGATACAGCGTCGCACAAAAGCTAATGGTCATGAATGATATGGAGGCAATCATGTGGTGAAGTCCCATAGACAGACTGTCTGGCAAAGCGTGCAGAAAATCCTCTTCCGCTTTAcgagaagttaatatagaaacAAATGCCAATAAAGAAGTGGTAGAAGTGAAGAGGGATATTCCGTTTGAAAGGGCGAACAAGGTGAAAGCGCCATTTCTTGAGAAAATGGGGAACCCGTTGTCCTCATCGTTTCCGCCTGGAACTGTAACTGCTGCTGCAAATGCAATTGTAGCAACAAGTGCTGCTATCAACGAGCATCCGTTTGCTGTATCTTTCAACCattcttctccttctctttttagTTTTACATGTCTCTCTGTAAATACTTCATTAGCAGTTTTGCCCTCACTGTTTAATATGTCATAGTAAGAAGGTGGTACGACCTTCTTCACTTCCTACATacattacattaaaaaaacacAATATCAGTGCAGCTTGGAAAGGTCGCATTCATATAACTCACAAGTCACATCCCCTCCCATGTCACAGTACTTAGGTAGTAGAGAAATCAAACTACCTTAAACCATTGTAGTTCTTGCTGCATCTGGAGAGCCGGGCCAAAAGAGCGATTCAGTTTGTTTTCAGGTAGTAATTTTCCAGCCAAATGCAAGATGGTATTTTCATGGTGATCCATTGAACTCATTAGGATGTGTCTATGCTCACTCATTCGAtaaatcaaattaaacacaTTTCTGGATCGATTTTCTACTGCAACGTGAAGTGCAGTCTTCCCCTTGGTGTCACAATAATAAACTGATGAAGGAAATTTTGTCACAATAATTTCAACAAGCTTGTAGTTGTCGAAACGTGCTGCTTGGAGGAGAGGACCACCTACGACAGAATCGATTTCCTTCTCACTTAAACTTTCCAGTTTCTCGCAAAGGATTTCTGCTAATTTAATTCCATCATggtgttttttatttttgtatgcAGTCTGTTTCAACTCAACCGCTACAATACAAGCAAGAACAAATAGAGATGATGTTTGAGGGGTTACAGGAAAGTAGTTTAGGGGGTCAAAGTGTGAActtctaaaatttatttttaagataCCAAGGCATATCACAGGAGTACCAGATTTTTAACTGGTACATCAACTTTTTAAAGTTGATATAGTCACTCTAGTTATATTAGAAAGtcaattttctttgttttataaCTCAAAAGTCACTAGTATTGTTATTTCACCTATAAAGTCACTCAACCAAATTTAAGTGATCTTTCTGTTGGATCTTTGTTTTGTAACCCAAAATCACTCAAGTATTGCTATTTCACCTACAAGTCACCCAACcaaatttaagtgatttttcCGTTGAATTCAActgacatgaaatttttattttaagtcaAACTTCTAAAagctgggaaaaaaaaaatacccatTTTATTGACCCGCTCCACTTGGCCCGGCCCGCTAAAACTATAtgggtcaaatatatatattgcaaaacccttttattttacatttatCTCTCCTATAACGATCCTCCCTCTTCGTCTAGGGCTCTTTCTCCTCTTTCAGCgatctttttcctctttatgcctcttcttcctcttttaaCAAGAATATGAACTCTGAAATTAGCAATACCAAGTTGTCTTAGCCTGAGCCAACACTGAACTTGAGATATGTGCTAAACATGTCAAGTTGACTACTTATTGTTCTAAAACCAGTAGTCTTCAAGCCCAGTGCACAGCCACACACATTTCCTACAAATATATTTGCAGCTTAACATCTGTAGCTTGCCGCATGCTAATAGCTAAAACTTTATTCGTCACTTAACAAAATATATTGCTTAAAATCACCATTCAACTGTCAAATATCGCTACATAAGCAGCACCATTTAACAAAAAATACTGACCTATATAGTTCTAGCAGGTCGGACCAAGCAGTGGAGCAGGTCAATAAAATGGTTAAAGTggatagttttttatttttcaaaagtttgGCTCTTTCTAAGATAACTAACATTAGATGAGTGACATTATGCACCAATACAGTAAGGAGCACCCTGGATAAAGAAAAAGCTGAAATTTCTGAAGAAAGCTACGTACCAGGTTCCAAAAATGTGGtagaagaaatgaaaagaagCTTCTGGATCCCTATAACAAgaagttaattaaattaaaactaGTTATCCTTTGTCCATAAACTTACATGGTACCATGCATATACATTGCACCAATTAATACCATGCATATACATTGCACCAATTAAACCATTCTGTcgtttcattttcttatttttctcataTCCTTTTCAATTTCTGTCACTTCACTCTATTTTCTGAATATGACCGAAGAAAGCACTTTGAGGTTGTGACACCTGTGTGTTAATTACccgaaaaatttaaaaatgatttaacTCACAAGATAATCGGTTGCGAGAGCTTGGACGACTTTCACCAGCGAATACTGATATCTTTGTAGCCAGCAGTGCCAGAGGAGATAGTAATTCATCTGAACCACATTTGGCCAAATCAGGAAAATTGTTTACCAAACCTACAGCCAACTCTGCAAAATAAATGTCGTATTACTCAGGAATAACGTCGTATTCAACAAAAAATCGCCCTTTATCTTTATTCTTCAGCTGAAAAGTTAAGCTAGGTAATTGTTTCCTCTCATGAATTCTTGCATTATAATTGCCTGCCattgaaaacatatatgtaaACTCACCGTACAAGTCGGAACGAATCAATCTACGAAGCAGCCTAGCACCAGCAATGCCAGTATAAGGAGCAGAACTTTTCGTGACACTGAAGAAGTAACGAACCATGTCCAAAGATTTGTAACCATATTCAGTTGCTAGATGTATCGGATAAAGGCCTTTGTTGGATGCAACATGAGGCAAATTATGGTTCCTTTTGACAAGAATACTCGCGGCAAGTAAGTTGCCAAACCGAGCAGCATAATGAAGAGGTGTTTCCCCTGAACTGTTTTGTATGGCTAACGCATCATCCGACATGGAATCCACCAAGTTCTCAATGAAAAACTTGCAAGCATTGTCGTTTTTCAAACCAATAGCAATGTGAAGTGCTGTTTGTAATGAGGAAGTGATCAGATGAACTCTACTAGCCTCCAGGTTTTCATGTAAGAATGCTTGTGCGGCTTCCCAATCCCCGCGTCGTGCAGCCCTGTATAATGGCAAACAGTGCCTGTAATCTTCCCCTGATTCcactctttcttcttcctcaattgTTGGCTGCATCGTGCTACCAGCTTCTGCCATATGGTTATTAACGAAGACTATTTTCTTAGCAAATCCACTAGGGGAGGTGCCTAGGGctagtttttttatttatataataaaagtgAAACTCAAAGGAAAAAATACAAGTAAAGGAAGCGAGACCTTACCTTACTAATCCTATTTAGGCGTAACCTCTACTAATTAATATGCATGTAAAAAATAAGGAGACAGAACTAAATATTATATGATCATTGCAGAGCCAGAGTTTATAATTAACTAAAGTTCGTACATGTGCTTGTTATTTTCATTCCTTTAATTCATAGAGTTTAGTTCTTCGATCGATTTAATTCTTTACTGGGTCAAGGATTCCTTCCCTATGATTCTTCGATGATTCAATTGAGCATCGGGTCGAATTATTCACACTTCAAATTTCCTTTGATCCTAAAGTTTCCACAACCAGAGAAGAGAAATAACAATTTTGATTTGTCCAGAATTGCACCGAGGTACGTGTATGTATGTTGCAGTTGAATAAGATTATTGTGGGTAATATATCCATGCTGTAGTTACCAAAAAAATGTATGTCTATGCTGTGCAAGTACATCTATGTGGTTAAGTTCATTGTTGGTGCAAGTTGTTAATTATAAGAGAGTCGTTAATTAAGAAGATGATATATTATACATCTGTTACTAAGTTCATGTAATAGAAAATGAGTTCTTTAGGAATcagataaataatttttcttgtggAAGCAGGACAAACAAGTTTCACAAGAGCCTAGGAGGCATTCAATATTTGATTGTCTACCTCCCTCCCCCAATACTCCCCCAAGTTTCATAGTGTTTGCATAAATTACTCCATATATAAATGCTTTTGGagacaatatttttttaattacttatcaaatattagaaaataagtaagaaaaattACATTTATTTTCGGGATAACATTTTTTGGGaaataccaaacacaccctgaGTATTAAGTATATTACACGGCAACTATATTAACAaggtaagaaaggaaaattaaacctcaccttcATATTGGTCCTGGGACTTAGCGCAGCAGATATCCTCCAATTCCAACCAAAGATCTCTAGCACTGATTTTCTCAACCACTTTCTCAAGCATTTTTTCAGTTAGAGAGCCAAGAATCCACCCTTTAACAAGCCTGTCACTTCTTTTCCACATTAAGTAATTATTATCCTGGTTTCCATTATAGTCAGTAATCTTGTCTAATGGTGGTTGAATTGTTCCATCGATGAAACCAACTAATTCTTGACTTTCAAGAAGACAAAGTATCTGTGCTTTCCATATCACATAATTGGAAGAATCAAAGAGTTTGATGGTTACAAAATTTGCTATATTAAGTGTTGATGGATAAGGAAATGGATTTCCTGTCTTTGCCATTATTTAGCAGCAACGTAATTACTCAAATTTCGAGTTTGAGAGAGTGATTCTAAGGAGGGAAATTGGGTCAACGGTTAATTAGGGTCGTATATTATATACTCACCCAAAGTATTACTCCATTCAATGGTTACAAGTGGTTACCATCCACGAAAGTCCTGATCCAAAGGGTCAACGGCTGTCAATTATTCCATTCATATCAAAGTCAAACTCCAATTTGTTTAAATTGAGAGTTAAATTTCAATATGCATGTTTTTACTTATTGTTTTTGTATAACCATATGGTATCCGAGCCGACTTATTTTCAGATTTGTATCGCATAAGACCAATAAGAGAAAGAGCAACCCAGAGAGTAGTCAACGAAGTGGGTAAACCAGGATCATGATGTCTCAAGTTCAAATCTCACCAGAGGCAAAAACATTAAGTGATTTATCTCACCTGTCTACGCCTTAAAATGTGTGTAAGTTGATCCAAACACCAtagttatattaaaaaaaaaaatgtgaaagcCTCCCTATCTATCTCACTATACCTTGGTAATAAATTTTAACATGATTAAATTTCTTGCCTGAAAACATTACATAAAGCTTCCAGAAGAAATTATACAAATCAATTTCTTATGCTTCAAAAAATATTCTGAGTATAGcaagtttaacaaaaaaaaaattatcaaaagtATTAGTCGAATGTATAACTTGATGAGAAGATAATCATCGATGGCTTGGATTGTGTCTGACTTTGTTGTTCGTCCGTTTTAGTCCACTGGTcaaacatttacaaagaaaataattattttgactgaTAATCCTTTAAGTCGTTGCTTAACTAacatatttacatatacatatcaataGTGGATTCCAAGCAGCTTCAATGACGCAAAAAGATAAAGTAACAAATTGATATAGTACGAAAAAGGGAATAAGCATAACATTTTCAAATCTTAGTAGTTAGTACTACTTTTTCGCAAAGAAAAGTATTACTGTAATTTTTCTGCAACCTGTATAAAATGCTTGCGAACTCGAAGCAGCGAAAACAAaatgcagatttttttttttttttttttgcgaggattgccttcaaaggcgctggtctttaatttttggccctcaaattgctggtctttaatctTTGTCCTTAgcttaaaaaagtggccgaaaatatcccgaagtttttgggttcgaaccttgcccagtaaaaaaaaaaaaaaaaacgcaaggcaaggctttcgcaaaacctctaccttaaggtcTAACATTTGCCCAAAAATCTAATTTTGGCCAAAAGTTTGCGTCAAGGAaaacctctaccttaaggtttaacttttgcccgaataggtctaattttgggcaaaagttaggccttaaggaaGATATTTTCAAACGATATTTCACTATCTATTTAATCTCTTTAATTCGAGAAACATTTTTTCAGACGATATTTTGCACcggaagaaattaaaaaaatatatatatatatatatatatattgtaatatGGCCTTCATTTTGATATAGGCATAAGCCTATTAGCAATGAACTTGGGCACCAAGTTTTAATATGTGTGGTGGATACATTTGTTCATGACATTACCCATGGCATCAAACTTGGAGACCAAGTACTTCTTGCTATAAATAAAAGAGCTTCCCATAGTTGAAGACACACCAATTTGAGAAGAACTTAGTTGAGTTTGTGTTCTTCTATAGAGAGTACTTTGTAAGAGAGTTGTGTTGGGAAATACTTATGTGAACCCTTCTTTGGAGTGATCTTGTGAGGTTATTTTCTTGGGGTTTTTTGGGATATTAGAGTAtttaattactttaattttgtACTCTCTTTTGTATCGTTGGTGTTAATAAATTTGCTCCTCTTTTGGTTGTGGATGTAGGTCAAGTTGACCGAACCTGGTGAGAACTCTCACCAATGTTAGATATGTTCCTGAGTTGAAGAAAAATCTCATCTTTTTGGGCACTCTAGAATCTCTTGGGTGCAAATACACAGGTGAAGGTGGAGTTCTTGAAGTCTCCCGAAGTGCTCTTATGGTTATGAAGGCCATATTACAAATCTCCACCTTGGCCTAATTTTGAGTGATATAGTAATTTTGCTCCACCTTTTTCAAAACGCCCCAAGGGgcaaatttcacaatttcatgaaGTCAGAATCAGACGGATCTCCGTCGATGTCGAAAAAAGAGCAACACCGTAACGGCGAGTATCCCAACAACGTATACAACGTCCCGGACTTACTTGCCTTCATAACCACAAGAGCACCTCGGAGACTTCAAGAACTCCACCTTCACATTGTGTGCACCCAAGAGATTAGAGTGCCCAAAGAGATGAGATTTTCTTCAACTCAGGAACATATCTAACATTGGTGAGAGTTCTCATCACACCATCGTGCATTTTGATTCGGACTgtaccttttccaataattttGCAAGAAACATTATTGCCCATCAAAACAACTCCACCTTCAATAGAATCATATGTAGAAAACAAGTCCTTATTGGGACACATATGATGCGAACAACCCGAATCTAAAATCCACTCATCGTGAgaactaaaattattttcagcTACTAAGAATATAGCTCCTTCAATCTCATCAGCTGCAACACTTGCTTCAGTAATGTCAGAATCCCCgtgctcatttttcttttctttttcttttttcaacttAGGACACTCAAACTTAATGTGGCCCTTTTAAAGACAATAACAGAGATAATAGGAGACAAAGATTTAACGTGGTTCAGTCAACACCACCTACCTCCACAACCAAAAGAGGAGCAAATTTACTAACACCAACAGATACAAAAGAAAGTACAAaattaaagttattaaatattcTAATATCCCAAAAACCCCAAGAAAATGACCTCACAGGATCACTCCAAAGAAGGGTTCACACAAGTGTTTCCCAACACAACTCTCTTACAAAGTACTCTCTATAGAAGAACACAAACTCAACTAAGTTCTTCTCAAATTAGTGTCTTCAACTATGGGAAgctcttctatttatagcaagAAGTACTTCGTCTCCAAGTTTGATACCATGGGTAATGTCATGAACAAATGTATCCACCACACATATTAAAACTTGGTGCCCAATTTCATTGCTAATAGGCTTATgcctatatcaaaataaaggcCATATTACAAATCTCCACCTTGGCCTAATTTTGAGTGATATAGTAATTTTGCTCCACCTTCTTCAAAACTCCCCAAGGGgcaaatttcacaatttcatgaaGTCAGAATCAGACGGATCTCCGTCTGATGTCGAAACAAGATAACAACACATAACATACGCATCCCAACAACGTATACAACGTCCCAGACTTACTTGCCTTCATAACCACAAGAGCACCTCGCAGAGACTTCAAGAACTCCCCTTCCTCGTGTATTTGCACCCAAGAGATTCTAGAGTGCCCAAAGAGATGAGATTTTTCTTCAACTCAGGAACATATCTAACATTGATGAGAGTTCTCATCACACCATCGTGCATTTTGATTCGGACTgtaccttttccaataattttGCAGGAAACATTATTGCCCATCAAAACAACTCCACCTTCAATAGAATCATATGTAGAAAACAAGTCCTTATCGGGACACATATGATGCGAACAACCCGAATCTAAAATCCACTCATCGTGAGAACTAAAATTATTTACAGTTACTAAGAGTATAGCTCCTTCTATCTCATCAGCTGCAACACTTGCTTCAGCAATGTCAGAATACCCgtgctcatttttcttttctttttcttttttcaacttAGGACACTCAAACTTAATGTGGCCCTTTTAAAGACAATAATGACACACTAAATTGCTGTATCTGGACTTTGCATCAGATTTACTCCTAACAGATAAACCAGCCGCCTGATTTCCACTACCTTCCCCAGTAATATCTCTATCTATTTGATCTTTAGATTTCAGCATAGATTTGATTTTTCTATAAGAGATAATTTCTTTCCCATAAAGTATAGTATCTCTAAAATGCTTAAAGGATTGGGGTAGGGAATATATTAACAAAACGGCTTGATCCTCTTCCTCAATCTTCACATCTATATTACTCAACTCCATAAGAATGAAATTTAGTGTGTCATTATTGTCATAAAAAGGGGCCACATTAAGTTTGAGTGTCCTAATTCCGCACTATCCCGAATTCCTGAtcctaacatatatatatatatatatatatatatatatatatatatgtcacaccctaattttcgatagggcatgatgggcacccgacccttacttagggccgagcgaacccgcagactctcataatacacataatcatcgGGCCCACAATACATGTCAAAATGCAAGGaaaatttttcaaagaacatcatatttttcctcttttcaaatcaaacaaaaatcaGAACCATAATAAGCGGTAACACAATTCGTAACAACACATCGGCTTNNNNNNNNNNNNNNNNNNNNNNNNNNNNNNNNNNNNNNNNNNNNNNNNNNNNNNNNNNNNNNNNNNNNNNNNNNNNNNNNNNNNNNNNNNNNNNNNNNNNAATTGCGCTTCACTTTTTCGTGAATCTTTCTCCTTCTGTGTTCTTTTCCCTTCCAAAGAAACCATAACCTTAGGATATATTGACCCTTGGTGTGATTGAATTTGACATTGACCCTACCTTATATATTAAGTTAAAATTCAAAAGGTAAATGCAAGGAGGAGAGGAACATAAAACCTAACCTCTTCAAAGCCAATGTTGAGTTGGACATTCCCAATTCTTTATAGTTGTCAAGCTTAGAGAAAACAGCTTCTGCAAGCATGAGAGTAGTGTAAAATTTGGCCCACGTGGCCTATGTTATATGTggtttaataaattattaattagctAAATTCTAATTGGATAACTAGGGGAAGTTAATTTTGGTTATAACTCCTCACTATCCACTTTGATGGTGAGTGGGACTAATTGTAACCGGTCCTCTCTCTGCCTTTATAACTGTGGGATAGCGCATTTCCATCCACACTATTCTGAACAAAAACAGTTAAGGAAAAACCGAGAGAAAACAAGTTTCTCAAGAGAAAGCAAAATCAGAAGACTTCCGctcaagaaatcaagaaaacactAATGGATTCGGGTAGGTTTTCTTGTTCAAACTCATCGTTTATGTGAGATATGTGAAAATCATTATAGTTCTACAATCCTGAATAATTGATAGAATTTCATGTTAGATTGTTTATGTGTACAATCTATTGAACATGAAAATTCTAAGTAGCTCTATTTACACGTTCCCATCATTTTATAGCAGCTCCAATTTTATAGAGTGCATCTGTTATTTCATTACCTTCTCCATAACACAGTAACACCTGCAATTGGTGCTGTTGGATCATATTATTCATCATTTCCACCATATCCAACATATTTACCAGCAGAAGATAGTCTATTGCAAGTGTGACATTTGTGAATTCAGTCCCAACAAAGGAGCTTGCACCTCAACAGTATGtttatacataattaaataGTAGGGTCACAAACAAAGGAATTGCTACCGGAAAACAACAATGCTAAAGAAGAACTCAACTGCTATCCAAAAACCAGAAGGgtgcaaaacaaaacaaaacaatgaAGTCCCCAAAAGAACAACATGACAAAGGCCTGAACATGCAGTGGGATAGTGAAGAATACCAAAGACAACAAGGATGAAGATGGTTCTACTCAGGTGATATTGCTGCAGCTGCTgctagaaaaacaaaaggaaaaaagcaaTCAGCAACCAAAAAGAAATAGAACCACAAATGAGCAGAACCAACAAAATATCCAGCAAACTGTCCAGCAGTAgcagaataagaaagaaagcaagaaagacaaggagaggaagaagaaaaacaacCTATCAAATCACTGTTGTATCGTGGCAAGGCACTGCGTTGAAAGCGATTTTCAGACCGATCACGGTGCAAATCATTTAGCCCGGTACGCTCCTCAAGGTTCCACAACACTTCCACTAGTAGCTGGAAGTTCAGAGTTTGCACAAACTGTTGGACGGAAACCAgaaatgtcacacccctacggggagtatgacgggctccgacccgtaggccgagaaccacctgacttatccgttactttgaacattataaaccataactcaaagaacacctgcacgcagaaaaggcccaacataggaataaCCGATCATTCAgctcatatgtacatatgtggaccgacaaggtcgccacaacacaGCCGTATATCATACAAAGCGCAAGGCTAACGCATGAAGTAttaagagctcaaaataaggcgacaaggccaccaatatattataccataatatgaaccggtggagaTACAAAATATCTAACCGTACACACGCGTCACGAGCCTCATATGGAATACAAGTGATCATgcggacaataccaaataggcTGCCTCTCGAAGAAAGTGGAGTGCTCCGAGAATCCGCCGATAGAAGACCTACAGTCGATCCGTCTCCCCGCCTACCTGCGGGCAGCGCCACGTCACGAAAGGGAcgcggtacgaataatgtaccgagtacgtaaggcatgaataacaacataatatagatatgaaaggtaacatggaatatgagagataacctgtacatctggatgcctcataaggcggatgccatgcatgcttagccttaaaaaaaacattttatacatatacatagtaccatgcccggccattaaggctcgtgtgtcatatatacatagtatcatgccggccattaaggctcggtgtcatatatatagtatcatgcgccattgaggctcggtgttatcatcattagcccgcgtcggggacaatatcataacatgtaCACCGGCGATGGTgtacatctacgtgccatgccgGCCGAccatagcgcggcgcggtgtgagaaaatacatacatacatatatatatatatatatatatacatacatatatatatatatatatatatatatatatatatatatatatatatatatatatatatatatatatatatatatatatatatatataaagcatgcatgagagccaaataaaagctataactacttcggagtgacgtaaggtcggtaacctccgattttcattatggaattatcatcatcgctatatctcaccttgaaggaacaattattataaggtgcgACCAACAAGAATGAATAagatcgagaaaatcatgaaataatctcaataatctcataatagtattaacatcataagctttggaatttctagaattaaaatcatcatcatcatagaaacattctcatctttaacatcgtcattcatattgtaaaaacatgtccgttgttgttgtcataaagtcttatagaatcataaatctttgactcggaaaata
Coding sequences within it:
- the LOC132033809 gene encoding uncharacterized protein LOC132033809: MAKTGNPFPYPSTLNIANFVTIKLFDSSNYVIWKAQILCLLESQELVGFIDGTIQPPLDKITDYNGNQDNNYLMWKRSDRLVKGWILGSLTEKMLEKVVEKISARDLWLELEDICCAKSQDQYEEAGSTMQPTIEEEERVESGEDYRHCLPLYRAARRGDWEAAQAFLHENLEASRVHLITSSLQTALHIAIGLKNDNACKFFIENLVDSMSDDALAIQNSSGETPLHYAARFGNLLAASILVKRNHNLPHVASNKGLYPIHLATEYGYKSLDMVRYFFSVTKSSAPYTGIAGARLLRRLIRSDLYELAVGLVNNFPDLAKCGSDELLSPLALLATKISVFAGESRPSSRNRLSWIQKLLFISSTTFLEPAVELKQTAYKNKKHHDGIKLAEILCEKLESLSEKEIDSVVGGPLLQAARFDNYKLVEIIVTKFPSSVYYCDTKGKTALHVAVENRSRNVFNLIYRMSEHRHILMSSMDHHENTILHLAGKLLPENKLNRSFGPALQMQQELQWFKEVKKVVPPSYYDILNSEGKTANEVFTERHVKLKREGEEWLKDTANGCSLIAALVATIAFAAAVTVPGGNDEDNGFPIFSRNGAFTLFALSNGISLFTSTTSLLAFVSILTSRKAEEDFLHALPDSLSMGLHHMIASISFMTISFCATLYLVLIGKNRWLLLPLALFALFPIAALVRWLFPLFSAVSSSTLVLGIFRKKNKAGCSFEA